From the Patescibacteria group bacterium genome, one window contains:
- a CDS encoding transposase, whose product MRKIQISVGEYYHLYNRGNDKQLIFLDSADKARFLFLILYFQSNITFDKPGRQVSYFIKNKTFNLSQKITKQIQDERMVELINFTFMPNHFHLTMREVKEGGISYYMQRVLNSYTKYFNAKYKKSGHLFQGPYQVVHVEDNEQLLHLSAYIHRNAREIKKYKNKEDQYPWSSFHDYINENRWGGLLETTIIFNQFSNHKQYKDFVDTSGTKL is encoded by the coding sequence CAACAGGGGTAATGACAAACAATTAATATTTTTAGATAGTGCTGATAAGGCCCGATTTCTTTTTCTTATTCTTTATTTCCAATCAAATATAACCTTTGATAAACCAGGTAGACAAGTATCGTATTTTATAAAAAATAAGACATTCAATCTCTCTCAAAAAATAACTAAACAAATCCAAGACGAAAGAATGGTTGAATTGATTAATTTTACATTTATGCCGAACCATTTTCATCTAACAATGAGGGAGGTAAAAGAAGGTGGTATCTCTTATTACATGCAGAGGGTCTTAAATTCTTATACAAAGTATTTTAATGCTAAATATAAAAAGTCCGGTCATTTATTCCAGGGGCCCTATCAAGTTGTCCACGTAGAAGACAATGAACAACTTCTTCACCTTTCTGCTTATATCCACCGAAACGCAAGGGAAATAAAAAAATATAAAAATAAAGAAGATCAATATCCGTGGTCAAGTTTCCATGATTACATTAACGAAAATAGATGGGGTGGACTTCTGGAGACAACTATTATTTTTAATCAATTTTCTAATCATAAACAATATAAAGATTTTGTGGATACAAGTGGAACAAAATTATAG
- a CDS encoding HD domain-containing protein, with translation MLYEDKIYGEVEIDEPVILEIINSPDFQRLKGVDQAGYFKPHIKRNKVTRFEHSVGVYILLKKFGAPLEEQIAGLIHDISHSAFSHCIDYVLDEGSEKDHDHQDNIFEDFIKNKTQIPSILNKHGFDVDYIIDDKNFPLKERDLPDLCADRIDYSLRDGRASELIDDDSIKLFLDKLKTEDGKWYFDDFETAKKFAKYFMDMNDKYWTGIHTAVMFRCGGDFLKHGLSKRYITIEDLYKTDNYVLDKLRFYTSKDDELKRLFDRADFKINITNSPSGYDAKLLVKSRAVNPLFREDKEFLRVSDLDKEWVEILKRESNPKEWFLKFDD, from the coding sequence ATGCTCTATGAAGATAAAATTTATGGGGAGGTTGAGATTGACGAACCGGTTATTTTAGAAATTATAAATTCACCTGATTTTCAAAGGTTGAAAGGGGTGGATCAGGCGGGTTATTTCAAACCTCATATAAAGAGAAATAAAGTAACTCGTTTTGAGCATTCTGTCGGTGTGTATATCTTGCTTAAAAAATTCGGCGCGCCACTAGAAGAGCAGATAGCCGGTCTTATACACGATATTTCTCATTCAGCTTTCTCTCATTGTATAGATTATGTGTTAGACGAAGGATCTGAAAAAGACCATGATCATCAGGATAATATTTTCGAAGACTTTATTAAGAATAAGACTCAAATTCCCTCGATTCTTAATAAACATGGGTTTGATGTTGATTATATAATCGATGACAAGAATTTCCCTCTTAAAGAGAGGGATTTACCGGATTTGTGTGCAGATAGGATAGATTATTCATTGCGTGATGGAAGGGCGTCTGAGCTTATAGACGATGACTCCATAAAGCTCTTCCTTGATAAATTAAAAACGGAAGACGGCAAATGGTATTTTGATGATTTTGAAACGGCAAAAAAATTTGCGAAATATTTTATGGATATGAATGATAAGTATTGGACTGGCATACATACTGCTGTCATGTTTAGATGTGGAGGTGATTTTCTAAAACACGGACTAAGTAAGAGATATATAACCATTGAAGATTTATATAAAACCGATAATTATGTCTTGGATAAGCTCAGGTTTTATACAAGCAAAGATGATGAATTAAAAAGACTTTTTGACAGAGCTGATTTTAAAATTAACATCACAAATAGTCCAAGTGGTTACGATGCCAAATTGCTGGTAAAATCCCGAGCAGTCAATCCTCTCTTCAGGGAAGATAAAGAATTTTTAAGAGTATCTGATCTTGATAAGGAATGGGTAGAAATCCTAAAGAGAGAATCTAATCCTAAAGAGTGGTTTCTAAAATTTGATGATTAG
- a CDS encoding rod shape-determining protein, with translation MGIFVKKLGIDLGTANTLVFLPGSGVILNEPSVVVVSQSDNRVLAVGDEAKNMIGKTPDDIIAYRPMKDGVIADYRVTEAMLRYYIKKALGKFNLFKPEVMVSVPAGVTSTERRAVVEAAIKAGAKSAYVVKEPILAAIGAGIPIHEPQGCMIVDIGGGTTDAAVISLGGIVSSISAKVAGNKIDQAIADYIKKTFNLAIGDRTAEEIKIAIGSAVPIEDELTHKIKGRDFLTGLPRSADVSTNEIVKAIDGELREIVKAIKIVLQETPPELASDIIDKGIIMTGGSSLLRNIDELIYRSTGIQVKIADDALFCVAKGTGIALEHLDVYKKSIIAKK, from the coding sequence ATGGGAATTTTCGTAAAAAAATTAGGAATAGATTTGGGTACGGCAAATACTCTTGTATTTCTACCGGGAAGCGGTGTTATTTTAAATGAACCTTCCGTTGTGGTTGTTTCTCAGTCTGATAATAGAGTTTTGGCTGTGGGCGATGAGGCAAAAAATATGATAGGCAAGACGCCGGATGATATTATTGCTTATAGACCGATGAAAGACGGCGTAATAGCCGACTATCGTGTTACTGAAGCAATGCTTCGTTATTATATAAAAAAAGCTCTTGGGAAGTTTAATCTTTTTAAACCTGAGGTAATGGTTTCCGTACCGGCTGGCGTTACTTCTACCGAGCGTCGAGCTGTTGTTGAAGCGGCTATAAAGGCCGGCGCTAAGTCAGCTTATGTCGTTAAGGAACCGATACTTGCGGCAATAGGAGCAGGTATCCCGATCCATGAACCGCAAGGGTGTATGATTGTTGATATCGGCGGAGGCACTACAGACGCTGCCGTGATTTCTCTTGGAGGAATAGTTTCTTCAATTTCCGCAAAAGTGGCCGGCAATAAGATTGATCAAGCCATTGCTGATTATATTAAGAAAACATTTAATTTGGCCATAGGCGACAGGACGGCAGAAGAGATAAAGATTGCCATAGGGTCGGCGGTTCCCATTGAAGATGAGCTTACTCATAAGATAAAAGGCAGAGATTTTCTTACCGGTTTGCCTAGGAGCGCAGATGTGTCAACTAATGAAATAGTAAAAGCGATAGACGGCGAATTAAGAGAAATAGTAAAAGCGATTAAGATAGTGCTTCAAGAGACTCCGCCGGAATTGGCTTCGGATATTATTGATAAGGGTATAATTATGACAGGAGGATCGTCACTCTTACGAAATATCGACGAACTTATTTATCGCTCAACCGGAATCCAAGTGAAGATTGCCGACGACGCTCTCTTCTGTGTGGCAAAAGGCACAGGTATCGCTCTTGAACATCTTGATGTTTACAAAAAAAGTATCATCGCGAAGAAGTAA